Proteins from a genomic interval of Benincasa hispida cultivar B227 chromosome 7, ASM972705v1, whole genome shotgun sequence:
- the LOC120081709 gene encoding F-box protein At2g39490-like — MEPNGNDLISNLPDEILYKISSFLPFESVLQTTFLSKRWKNLWNEISIQNGALEDLSNAASKFLFHHFNHFNPLNHFKKLQYQFGNGKALSLSVVSNQKLHLHFSSHKHEFPSQFGWKLNLNYDHHQLSHSAFFVKTLCLKSVSRLTTEAVSSLVSCISSLENLKLIECNGLQSFSVSSSSKLQSLIILDCLQLEFLHIGCSKLRSFRYRGLFPHIRLDYHFNMEDVMLDCRQGLGYMYKSNEFDPILLTVKNVETLTLCKWTFEALIFPSLSWNFKFYKLKELWWIDDSKESFNANPLIAFLNLCPALERLFITFDLESYRISGMDAFSKNTNGEVRLGQLKVVILKGFTGQDYEISSKEQLNIAESDGNFLMNFTEVSPF, encoded by the exons ATGGAGCCAAATGGGAATGATTTGATAAGCAATTTACCTGATGAGATTCTTTACAAAATTTCATCTTTCCTACCCTTTGAATCAGTTCTTCAAACTACCTTCCTTTCGAAAAGGTGGAAGAATCTTTGGAATGAGATTTCAATCCAAAATGGAGCTCTTGAAGATCTCTCAAATGCAGCTTCAAAATTCCTTTTCCATCATTTCAATCACTTCAATCCATTGAATCATTTCAAAAAGCTTCAATATCAGTTTGGTAATGGCAAAGCTCTGTCTCTCTCTGTTGTGTCAAATCAAAAACTTCACTTACATTTCTCTTCTCACAAACATGAATTTCCAAGCCAATTTGGCTGGAAATTGAATCTGAATTATGATCACCACCAGCTTTCTCATTCAGCTTTCTTTGTCAAAACTCTGTGTCTTAAATCAGTAAGCCGTCTTACGACCGAGGCGGTTTCATCATTGGTTTCTTGTATTTCTTCTCTTGAAAACTTGAAACTCATTGAATGCAACGGATTGCAATCATTTTCAGTTAGTTCTAGTTCAAAGCTGCAAAGCTTGATAATCTTAGATTGTCTGCAGTTGGAGTTTCTTCACATTGGATGCTCGAAACTCCGGTCGTTTCGATATAGAGGGTTGTTTCCTCACATTCGGCTCGATTATCATTTTAACATGGAAGATGTTATGCTTGATTGCAGACAAGGTCTTGGATACATGTATAAGAGTAATGAGTTTGATCCAATTCTGTTGACAGTAAAGAATGTTGAAACACTCACTCTATGTAAATGGACTTTTGAG GCTTTGAtctttccttctctttcttggAACTTCAAATTTTATAAGCTGAAAGAGTTGTGGTGGATTGATGATTCAAAAGAAAGCTTCAATGCCAATCCATTGATTGCCTTCCTCAATTTATGTCCTGCTTTAGAACGTCTCTTCATTACG TTCGATCTGGAAAGTTACCGCATTTCGGGCATGGATGCATTTTCAAAGAACACTAACGGGGAAGTTCGACTCGGGCAGCTCAAAGTTGTGATTTTGAAGGGATTTACAGGCCAGGATTATGAAATATCATCAAAAGAGCAACTGAATATTGCAGAGTCAGATGGAAATTTCTTGATGAACTTTACTGAAGTTTCTCCTTTTTAG